The following proteins come from a genomic window of Larimichthys crocea isolate SSNF chromosome III, L_crocea_2.0, whole genome shotgun sequence:
- the map3k21 gene encoding mitogen-activated protein kinase kinase kinase 21 isoform X2: MDVSQAAFPNGEGRPGGGGGGGGGGGTGGGHAWTESPTVRAWAHSAPLCPTRSLWTAAYDYEASGEDELSLRRGDVVEVLSKDAAISGDEGWWTGKINHRVGIFPSNYVTYQPAIYRLPATSGSVGVPERGPSSPVQIPFSELVLEEIIGVGGFGKVYRGTWKDQEVAVKAARQDPDEDITATAGGVKQEAKLFSMLQHPNIIKLEGVCLDEPNLCLVMEYARGGTLNRALTGRRIPPHILVNWAVQIARGMHYLHEEAVVPIIHRDLKSSNILLLEKIENDDIGRKTLKITDFGLAREWHKTTKMSAAGTYSWMAPEVIKSSLFSKGSDVWGYGVLLWELLTGEVPYRGIDGLAVAYGVAVNKLTLPIPSTCPEPFAKLMEECWDQDPHVRPSFSCILEQLSAIEEAVMATMPQDSFHSMQDDWRVEIQEMFDELRTKEKELRSREEELTRAALQQKSQEELLKRREQQLAEREINVLERELNILIFQLNKDKPNVKKRKGKFKRSRLKLKDGNRISLPSDFQHKITVQASPSMDKRRSLHSTSSSPPSSPTLIPRLRAIQLTSRMQRDSLHVYQQDVDLTSELTACCGLTRKVTQDESNRTWGRSTLYRPEEFDDVKKGIKKKGRTWGPSSVQSKERPAAERVRPLSDGSNPWSTSLVKSQKSVPLAALFAEQGTGKDEAFPQECPDSSSKPKQLKFPNQVYIDLPLWRDEQQPQSPGGHCGPGDAGVGSGGQNGPPETTDDPYTTTSTSSTSTTPQLTPTNSLKRTSARRKTDSVLYGCGSLLASVVLGYDIREALKNSTPGDDCEPQREEKEKKKKEGLFQRATRFRRSTSPPSGRPRKDEALSNHVSTQPVNLISMSAIMECNSTKCLLQSEVAVSESSPGKVELVAVNHQTEPSRPGPVALTEGQNNRTAANTQTAVQTQSQPPEQSNHNTGTRLRRKKYTTNHNTNGPPALPPPATPKKQEKEKDGASEKPSGGEAFSRPRPVSFRAKPHAWALLRGRNKSYSLGHYSGEKTAQNLNVVLSTEVGMGCSLLDMDTEGQKRDCTVPLCRIQSSPARPSVFELEKEFLS; the protein is encoded by the exons ACGAGGGGACGTGGTGGAGGTCCTGTCTAAGGACGCAGCTATCTCCGGGGATGAGGGCTGGTGGACGGGTAAAATCAACCACCGGGTCGGGATTTTCCCCTCCAACTATGTCACCTATCAGCCTGCTATATACCGTCTTCCCGCTACGAGTGGGTCAGTGGGGGTACCAGAGAGAGGCCCGAGCTCGCCTGTCCAGATCCCGTTCAGTGAACTGGTCCTAGAGGAGATCATCGGCGTGGGTGGATTTGGCAAAGTTTACCGGGGCACATGGAAGGATCAGGAGGTTGCCGTGAAGGCGGCTCGGCAAGACCCAGACGAGGACATAACAGCCACCGCCGGCGGTGTTAAACAAGAAGCGAAACTTTTCTCCATGCTGCAGCACCCCAACATTATTAAACTGGAGGGAGTCTGTTTGGATGAGCCCAACCTGTGCCTGGTCATGGAGTATGCCCGAGGCGGGACACTGAACCGGGCGTTGACCGGAAGGCGCATCCCTCCACACATCCTGGTCAACTGGGCCGTGCAGATTGCACGCGGGATGCACTACCTACACGAGGAGGCCGTGGTACCCATTATCCACCGTGACCTGAAGTCTAGCAACA ttttattactTGAAAAGATTGAGAATGACGACATTGGGAGGAAGACCTTGAAGATCACAGATTTCGGCCTGGCCAGGGAGTggcacaaaaccacaaaaatgtcAGCTGCAGGCACGTACTCCTGGATGGCCCCCGAGGTCATCAAGTCATCTCTCTTCTCCAAAGGCAGTGACGTCTGGGG CTATGGTGTCCTGCTGTGGGAGCTGTTAACAGGGGAGGTGCCGTACCGTGGGATAGACGGCCTGGCTGTGGCTTACGGTGTGGCAGTAAATAAATTAACTCTACCAATCCCCTCCACTTGCCCTGAACCCTTCGCCAAGCTCATGGAAG agtgcTGGGATCAGGACCCCCATGTGcgtccctccttctcctgcatCCTGGAGCAGCTGTCGGCCATCGAGGAGGCGGTAATGGCCACGATGCCTCAGGACTCCTTCCACAGCATGCAGGACGACTGGCGTGTGGAGATCCAGGAGATGTTTGATGAGCTCAGGACCAAAGAGAAG gaGCTACGTTCCAGAGAAGAGGAGCTGACGCGGGCCGCCCTCCAGCAGAAGtctcaggaggagctgctgaagcGTCGGGAGCAGCAGCTGGCAGAGCGGGAGATCAACGTGCTGGAGAGAGAGCTCAACATCCTCATTTTCCAGCTCAACAAAGACAAGCCCAAcgtgaagaagaggaaaggcaAATTCAAACGTTCACGCCTTAAACTGAAGGATGGAAACCGCATCAGCCTGCCCTCAG ACTTCCAGCATAAGATCACTGTTCAGGCGTCGCCTTCCATGGACAAGCGGCGCAGCCTTCACAGCACCAGCTCTTCTCCTCCCAGCAGCCCCACGCTCATCCCCCGGCTACGAGCCATTCAGC TGACGTCTCGTATGCAGAGGGACAGTTTGCATGTTTACCAACAGGATGTTGATCTGACCAGCGAGCTCACAGCCTGTTGTGGGCTCACGAGGAAAG TTACTCAAGATGAGAGCAACCGTACATGGGGCCGCAGCACCCTCTACAGGCCAGAGGAGTTCGATGACGTGAAAAAGGGAAtcaagaagaaaggaaggaccTGGGGCCCGAGTTCAGTGCAGAGCAAAGAGAGGCCTGCTGCtgagag AGTTCGTCCTCTGTCAGACGGCAGCAACCCGTGGTCCACCAGCCTGGTCAAGTCCCAGAAGTCTGTCCCCCTTGCTGCTCTGTTTGCTGAACAAG GGACCGGTAAAGACGAGGCGTTCCCCCAGGAATGTCCTGACAGCAGCTCCAAGCCAAAGCAGCTCAAGTTCCCCAACCAGGTGTACATCGATCTACCTCTGTGGAGGGACGAGCAGCAGCCTCAGAGCCCCGGTGGGCATTGTGGGCCGGGAGACGCCGGGGTCGGGTCGGGAGGTCAGAATGGCCCACCAGAGACCACAGACGATCCCTACACCACCACGTCCACCTCGTCCACCTCGACCACCCCGCAGCTCACCCCCACCAACAGCCTGAAGCGGACGTCGGCTCGCCGCAAGACTGACTCCGTGCTGTACGGCTGCGGCTCGTTGCTGGCTTCAGTCGTGCTCGGTTATGACATTAGGGAGGCTCTCAAAAACTCCACCCCCGGGGATGATTGCGAGCCCCAGCgcgaggagaaagagaagaagaagaaggagggccTGTTTCAACGGGCCACGCGCTTCCGCCGCAGCACCTCGCCGCCGAGCGGACGCCCCCGCAAAGATGAGGCATTGTCAAACCACGTCTCCACCCAACCTGTCAATCTCATCTCCATGTCCGCTATCATGGAGTGCAACTCCACAAAGTGTCTCTTACAGTCCGAGGTGGCGGTGTCAGAGTCCAGCCCCGGGAAGGTCGAGCTTGTGGCTGTCAATCATCAAACGGAGCCATCCAGACCCGGCCCAGTGGCTCTTACAGAAGGCCAGAATAACAGGACAGCAGCAAACACGCAGACAGCAGTGCAAACCCAAAGCCAGCCACCAGAGCAGAGCAACCACAACACAGGAACGCGTCTACGCAGAAAGAAATACACCACCAACCACAATA CCAACGGCCCacccgctctgcctcctccAGCCACACCGAagaagcaggagaaagagaaggatggAGCGTCAGAGAAGCCATCAGGCGGCGAGGCCTTCTCCAGACCACGGCCAGTGTCGTTCCGGGCCAAACCCCACGCCTGGGCCCTGCTGCGAGGACGCAACAAGAGCTACTCCCTGGGCCACTACTCCGGAGAGAAGACGGCGCAAAACCTAAACGTGGTGCTGTCGACAGAGGTGGGGATGGGCTGCTCCCTGCTGGACATGGACACAGAGGGCCAGAAACGAGATTGCACTGTGCCGCTGTGCCGCATTCAGAGCTCCCCGGCACGGCCCTCCGTCTTCGAGCTGGAGAAAGAGTTCCTGTCTTGA
- the map3k21 gene encoding mitogen-activated protein kinase kinase kinase 21 isoform X3, whose amino-acid sequence MDVSQAAFPNGEGRPGGGGGGGGGGGTGGGHAWTESPTVRAWAHSAPLCPTRSLWTAAYDYEASGEDELSLRRGDVVEVLSKDAAISGDEGWWTGKINHRVGIFPSNYVTYQPAIYRLPATSGSVGVPERGPSSPVQIPFSELVLEEIIGVGGFGKVYRGTWKDQEVAVKAARQDPDEDITATAGGVKQEAKLFSMLQHPNIIKLEGVCLDEPNLCLVMEYARGGTLNRALTGRRIPPHILVNWAVQIARGMHYLHEEAVVPIIHRDLKSSNILLLEKIENDDIGRKTLKITDFGLAREWHKTTKMSAAGTYSWMAPEVIKSSLFSKGSDVWGYGVLLWELLTGEVPYRGIDGLAVAYGVAVNKLTLPIPSTCPEPFAKLMEECWDQDPHVRPSFSCILEQLSAIEEAVMATMPQDSFHSMQDDWRVEIQEMFDELRTKEKELRSREEELTRAALQQKSQEELLKRREQQLAEREINVLERELNILIFQLNKDKPNVKKRKGKFKRSRLKLKDGNRISLPSDFQHKITVQASPSMDKRRSLHSTSSSPPSSPTLIPRLRAIQLTQDESNRTWGRSTLYRPEEFDDVKKGIKKKGRTWGPSSVQSKERPAAERVRPLSDGSNPWSTSLVKSQKSVPLAALFAEQAGTGKDEAFPQECPDSSSKPKQLKFPNQVYIDLPLWRDEQQPQSPGGHCGPGDAGVGSGGQNGPPETTDDPYTTTSTSSTSTTPQLTPTNSLKRTSARRKTDSVLYGCGSLLASVVLGYDIREALKNSTPGDDCEPQREEKEKKKKEGLFQRATRFRRSTSPPSGRPRKDEALSNHVSTQPVNLISMSAIMECNSTKCLLQSEVAVSESSPGKVELVAVNHQTEPSRPGPVALTEGQNNRTAANTQTAVQTQSQPPEQSNHNTGTRLRRKKYTTNHNTNGPPALPPPATPKKQEKEKDGASEKPSGGEAFSRPRPVSFRAKPHAWALLRGRNKSYSLGHYSGEKTAQNLNVVLSTEVGMGCSLLDMDTEGQKRDCTVPLCRIQSSPARPSVFELEKEFLS is encoded by the exons ACGAGGGGACGTGGTGGAGGTCCTGTCTAAGGACGCAGCTATCTCCGGGGATGAGGGCTGGTGGACGGGTAAAATCAACCACCGGGTCGGGATTTTCCCCTCCAACTATGTCACCTATCAGCCTGCTATATACCGTCTTCCCGCTACGAGTGGGTCAGTGGGGGTACCAGAGAGAGGCCCGAGCTCGCCTGTCCAGATCCCGTTCAGTGAACTGGTCCTAGAGGAGATCATCGGCGTGGGTGGATTTGGCAAAGTTTACCGGGGCACATGGAAGGATCAGGAGGTTGCCGTGAAGGCGGCTCGGCAAGACCCAGACGAGGACATAACAGCCACCGCCGGCGGTGTTAAACAAGAAGCGAAACTTTTCTCCATGCTGCAGCACCCCAACATTATTAAACTGGAGGGAGTCTGTTTGGATGAGCCCAACCTGTGCCTGGTCATGGAGTATGCCCGAGGCGGGACACTGAACCGGGCGTTGACCGGAAGGCGCATCCCTCCACACATCCTGGTCAACTGGGCCGTGCAGATTGCACGCGGGATGCACTACCTACACGAGGAGGCCGTGGTACCCATTATCCACCGTGACCTGAAGTCTAGCAACA ttttattactTGAAAAGATTGAGAATGACGACATTGGGAGGAAGACCTTGAAGATCACAGATTTCGGCCTGGCCAGGGAGTggcacaaaaccacaaaaatgtcAGCTGCAGGCACGTACTCCTGGATGGCCCCCGAGGTCATCAAGTCATCTCTCTTCTCCAAAGGCAGTGACGTCTGGGG CTATGGTGTCCTGCTGTGGGAGCTGTTAACAGGGGAGGTGCCGTACCGTGGGATAGACGGCCTGGCTGTGGCTTACGGTGTGGCAGTAAATAAATTAACTCTACCAATCCCCTCCACTTGCCCTGAACCCTTCGCCAAGCTCATGGAAG agtgcTGGGATCAGGACCCCCATGTGcgtccctccttctcctgcatCCTGGAGCAGCTGTCGGCCATCGAGGAGGCGGTAATGGCCACGATGCCTCAGGACTCCTTCCACAGCATGCAGGACGACTGGCGTGTGGAGATCCAGGAGATGTTTGATGAGCTCAGGACCAAAGAGAAG gaGCTACGTTCCAGAGAAGAGGAGCTGACGCGGGCCGCCCTCCAGCAGAAGtctcaggaggagctgctgaagcGTCGGGAGCAGCAGCTGGCAGAGCGGGAGATCAACGTGCTGGAGAGAGAGCTCAACATCCTCATTTTCCAGCTCAACAAAGACAAGCCCAAcgtgaagaagaggaaaggcaAATTCAAACGTTCACGCCTTAAACTGAAGGATGGAAACCGCATCAGCCTGCCCTCAG ACTTCCAGCATAAGATCACTGTTCAGGCGTCGCCTTCCATGGACAAGCGGCGCAGCCTTCACAGCACCAGCTCTTCTCCTCCCAGCAGCCCCACGCTCATCCCCCGGCTACGAGCCATTCAGC TTACTCAAGATGAGAGCAACCGTACATGGGGCCGCAGCACCCTCTACAGGCCAGAGGAGTTCGATGACGTGAAAAAGGGAAtcaagaagaaaggaaggaccTGGGGCCCGAGTTCAGTGCAGAGCAAAGAGAGGCCTGCTGCtgagag AGTTCGTCCTCTGTCAGACGGCAGCAACCCGTGGTCCACCAGCCTGGTCAAGTCCCAGAAGTCTGTCCCCCTTGCTGCTCTGTTTGCTGAACAAG CAGGGACCGGTAAAGACGAGGCGTTCCCCCAGGAATGTCCTGACAGCAGCTCCAAGCCAAAGCAGCTCAAGTTCCCCAACCAGGTGTACATCGATCTACCTCTGTGGAGGGACGAGCAGCAGCCTCAGAGCCCCGGTGGGCATTGTGGGCCGGGAGACGCCGGGGTCGGGTCGGGAGGTCAGAATGGCCCACCAGAGACCACAGACGATCCCTACACCACCACGTCCACCTCGTCCACCTCGACCACCCCGCAGCTCACCCCCACCAACAGCCTGAAGCGGACGTCGGCTCGCCGCAAGACTGACTCCGTGCTGTACGGCTGCGGCTCGTTGCTGGCTTCAGTCGTGCTCGGTTATGACATTAGGGAGGCTCTCAAAAACTCCACCCCCGGGGATGATTGCGAGCCCCAGCgcgaggagaaagagaagaagaagaaggagggccTGTTTCAACGGGCCACGCGCTTCCGCCGCAGCACCTCGCCGCCGAGCGGACGCCCCCGCAAAGATGAGGCATTGTCAAACCACGTCTCCACCCAACCTGTCAATCTCATCTCCATGTCCGCTATCATGGAGTGCAACTCCACAAAGTGTCTCTTACAGTCCGAGGTGGCGGTGTCAGAGTCCAGCCCCGGGAAGGTCGAGCTTGTGGCTGTCAATCATCAAACGGAGCCATCCAGACCCGGCCCAGTGGCTCTTACAGAAGGCCAGAATAACAGGACAGCAGCAAACACGCAGACAGCAGTGCAAACCCAAAGCCAGCCACCAGAGCAGAGCAACCACAACACAGGAACGCGTCTACGCAGAAAGAAATACACCACCAACCACAATA CCAACGGCCCacccgctctgcctcctccAGCCACACCGAagaagcaggagaaagagaaggatggAGCGTCAGAGAAGCCATCAGGCGGCGAGGCCTTCTCCAGACCACGGCCAGTGTCGTTCCGGGCCAAACCCCACGCCTGGGCCCTGCTGCGAGGACGCAACAAGAGCTACTCCCTGGGCCACTACTCCGGAGAGAAGACGGCGCAAAACCTAAACGTGGTGCTGTCGACAGAGGTGGGGATGGGCTGCTCCCTGCTGGACATGGACACAGAGGGCCAGAAACGAGATTGCACTGTGCCGCTGTGCCGCATTCAGAGCTCCCCGGCACGGCCCTCCGTCTTCGAGCTGGAGAAAGAGTTCCTGTCTTGA
- the map3k21 gene encoding mitogen-activated protein kinase kinase kinase 21 isoform X1 → MDVSQAAFPNGEGRPGGGGGGGGGGGTGGGHAWTESPTVRAWAHSAPLCPTRSLWTAAYDYEASGEDELSLRRGDVVEVLSKDAAISGDEGWWTGKINHRVGIFPSNYVTYQPAIYRLPATSGSVGVPERGPSSPVQIPFSELVLEEIIGVGGFGKVYRGTWKDQEVAVKAARQDPDEDITATAGGVKQEAKLFSMLQHPNIIKLEGVCLDEPNLCLVMEYARGGTLNRALTGRRIPPHILVNWAVQIARGMHYLHEEAVVPIIHRDLKSSNILLLEKIENDDIGRKTLKITDFGLAREWHKTTKMSAAGTYSWMAPEVIKSSLFSKGSDVWGYGVLLWELLTGEVPYRGIDGLAVAYGVAVNKLTLPIPSTCPEPFAKLMEECWDQDPHVRPSFSCILEQLSAIEEAVMATMPQDSFHSMQDDWRVEIQEMFDELRTKEKELRSREEELTRAALQQKSQEELLKRREQQLAEREINVLERELNILIFQLNKDKPNVKKRKGKFKRSRLKLKDGNRISLPSDFQHKITVQASPSMDKRRSLHSTSSSPPSSPTLIPRLRAIQLTSRMQRDSLHVYQQDVDLTSELTACCGLTRKVTQDESNRTWGRSTLYRPEEFDDVKKGIKKKGRTWGPSSVQSKERPAAERVRPLSDGSNPWSTSLVKSQKSVPLAALFAEQAGTGKDEAFPQECPDSSSKPKQLKFPNQVYIDLPLWRDEQQPQSPGGHCGPGDAGVGSGGQNGPPETTDDPYTTTSTSSTSTTPQLTPTNSLKRTSARRKTDSVLYGCGSLLASVVLGYDIREALKNSTPGDDCEPQREEKEKKKKEGLFQRATRFRRSTSPPSGRPRKDEALSNHVSTQPVNLISMSAIMECNSTKCLLQSEVAVSESSPGKVELVAVNHQTEPSRPGPVALTEGQNNRTAANTQTAVQTQSQPPEQSNHNTGTRLRRKKYTTNHNTNGPPALPPPATPKKQEKEKDGASEKPSGGEAFSRPRPVSFRAKPHAWALLRGRNKSYSLGHYSGEKTAQNLNVVLSTEVGMGCSLLDMDTEGQKRDCTVPLCRIQSSPARPSVFELEKEFLS, encoded by the exons ACGAGGGGACGTGGTGGAGGTCCTGTCTAAGGACGCAGCTATCTCCGGGGATGAGGGCTGGTGGACGGGTAAAATCAACCACCGGGTCGGGATTTTCCCCTCCAACTATGTCACCTATCAGCCTGCTATATACCGTCTTCCCGCTACGAGTGGGTCAGTGGGGGTACCAGAGAGAGGCCCGAGCTCGCCTGTCCAGATCCCGTTCAGTGAACTGGTCCTAGAGGAGATCATCGGCGTGGGTGGATTTGGCAAAGTTTACCGGGGCACATGGAAGGATCAGGAGGTTGCCGTGAAGGCGGCTCGGCAAGACCCAGACGAGGACATAACAGCCACCGCCGGCGGTGTTAAACAAGAAGCGAAACTTTTCTCCATGCTGCAGCACCCCAACATTATTAAACTGGAGGGAGTCTGTTTGGATGAGCCCAACCTGTGCCTGGTCATGGAGTATGCCCGAGGCGGGACACTGAACCGGGCGTTGACCGGAAGGCGCATCCCTCCACACATCCTGGTCAACTGGGCCGTGCAGATTGCACGCGGGATGCACTACCTACACGAGGAGGCCGTGGTACCCATTATCCACCGTGACCTGAAGTCTAGCAACA ttttattactTGAAAAGATTGAGAATGACGACATTGGGAGGAAGACCTTGAAGATCACAGATTTCGGCCTGGCCAGGGAGTggcacaaaaccacaaaaatgtcAGCTGCAGGCACGTACTCCTGGATGGCCCCCGAGGTCATCAAGTCATCTCTCTTCTCCAAAGGCAGTGACGTCTGGGG CTATGGTGTCCTGCTGTGGGAGCTGTTAACAGGGGAGGTGCCGTACCGTGGGATAGACGGCCTGGCTGTGGCTTACGGTGTGGCAGTAAATAAATTAACTCTACCAATCCCCTCCACTTGCCCTGAACCCTTCGCCAAGCTCATGGAAG agtgcTGGGATCAGGACCCCCATGTGcgtccctccttctcctgcatCCTGGAGCAGCTGTCGGCCATCGAGGAGGCGGTAATGGCCACGATGCCTCAGGACTCCTTCCACAGCATGCAGGACGACTGGCGTGTGGAGATCCAGGAGATGTTTGATGAGCTCAGGACCAAAGAGAAG gaGCTACGTTCCAGAGAAGAGGAGCTGACGCGGGCCGCCCTCCAGCAGAAGtctcaggaggagctgctgaagcGTCGGGAGCAGCAGCTGGCAGAGCGGGAGATCAACGTGCTGGAGAGAGAGCTCAACATCCTCATTTTCCAGCTCAACAAAGACAAGCCCAAcgtgaagaagaggaaaggcaAATTCAAACGTTCACGCCTTAAACTGAAGGATGGAAACCGCATCAGCCTGCCCTCAG ACTTCCAGCATAAGATCACTGTTCAGGCGTCGCCTTCCATGGACAAGCGGCGCAGCCTTCACAGCACCAGCTCTTCTCCTCCCAGCAGCCCCACGCTCATCCCCCGGCTACGAGCCATTCAGC TGACGTCTCGTATGCAGAGGGACAGTTTGCATGTTTACCAACAGGATGTTGATCTGACCAGCGAGCTCACAGCCTGTTGTGGGCTCACGAGGAAAG TTACTCAAGATGAGAGCAACCGTACATGGGGCCGCAGCACCCTCTACAGGCCAGAGGAGTTCGATGACGTGAAAAAGGGAAtcaagaagaaaggaaggaccTGGGGCCCGAGTTCAGTGCAGAGCAAAGAGAGGCCTGCTGCtgagag AGTTCGTCCTCTGTCAGACGGCAGCAACCCGTGGTCCACCAGCCTGGTCAAGTCCCAGAAGTCTGTCCCCCTTGCTGCTCTGTTTGCTGAACAAG CAGGGACCGGTAAAGACGAGGCGTTCCCCCAGGAATGTCCTGACAGCAGCTCCAAGCCAAAGCAGCTCAAGTTCCCCAACCAGGTGTACATCGATCTACCTCTGTGGAGGGACGAGCAGCAGCCTCAGAGCCCCGGTGGGCATTGTGGGCCGGGAGACGCCGGGGTCGGGTCGGGAGGTCAGAATGGCCCACCAGAGACCACAGACGATCCCTACACCACCACGTCCACCTCGTCCACCTCGACCACCCCGCAGCTCACCCCCACCAACAGCCTGAAGCGGACGTCGGCTCGCCGCAAGACTGACTCCGTGCTGTACGGCTGCGGCTCGTTGCTGGCTTCAGTCGTGCTCGGTTATGACATTAGGGAGGCTCTCAAAAACTCCACCCCCGGGGATGATTGCGAGCCCCAGCgcgaggagaaagagaagaagaagaaggagggccTGTTTCAACGGGCCACGCGCTTCCGCCGCAGCACCTCGCCGCCGAGCGGACGCCCCCGCAAAGATGAGGCATTGTCAAACCACGTCTCCACCCAACCTGTCAATCTCATCTCCATGTCCGCTATCATGGAGTGCAACTCCACAAAGTGTCTCTTACAGTCCGAGGTGGCGGTGTCAGAGTCCAGCCCCGGGAAGGTCGAGCTTGTGGCTGTCAATCATCAAACGGAGCCATCCAGACCCGGCCCAGTGGCTCTTACAGAAGGCCAGAATAACAGGACAGCAGCAAACACGCAGACAGCAGTGCAAACCCAAAGCCAGCCACCAGAGCAGAGCAACCACAACACAGGAACGCGTCTACGCAGAAAGAAATACACCACCAACCACAATA CCAACGGCCCacccgctctgcctcctccAGCCACACCGAagaagcaggagaaagagaaggatggAGCGTCAGAGAAGCCATCAGGCGGCGAGGCCTTCTCCAGACCACGGCCAGTGTCGTTCCGGGCCAAACCCCACGCCTGGGCCCTGCTGCGAGGACGCAACAAGAGCTACTCCCTGGGCCACTACTCCGGAGAGAAGACGGCGCAAAACCTAAACGTGGTGCTGTCGACAGAGGTGGGGATGGGCTGCTCCCTGCTGGACATGGACACAGAGGGCCAGAAACGAGATTGCACTGTGCCGCTGTGCCGCATTCAGAGCTCCCCGGCACGGCCCTCCGTCTTCGAGCTGGAGAAAGAGTTCCTGTCTTGA
- the il22ra2 gene encoding interleukin-22 receptor subunit alpha-2 yields the protein MHPCITERGSRPRVKRWWHCRSVQCALLFLSSTCSSINTMNRLLLGAVLLENLSVTVQVPVMLAPPTKVRFNSLDYKNILVWTPPTNSTTLQYYVQWKIYGEPQWLDVKGCQGIQRHHCDLSAVTSDTREWYYARVHASSLPASKSDWALSPRFSPRWDTVISPPVLRLNVTEEGIVVRVKPPKPNVRKMHSSLQYKIYLIHTSGEEEVYKLDCCSNKLPLKELNQKAVYCLQAQTIILLQAKSSARGSLKCVSTL from the exons ATGCATCCATGCATCACGGAAAGGGGAAGTCGACCGCGTGTAAAAAGGTGGTGGCATTGTCGATCAGTCCAGTGtgccttgttgtttttgtcgtccacctgcagcagcatcaacacCATGAACCGTCTGCTGCTCGGAGCCGTGCTGCTGGAGAACCTGAGCGTCACAGTGCAAG TTCCCGTGATGCTCGCACCGCCCACTAAGGTGAGGTTCAACTCTTTGGACTATAAAAACATCCTAGTGTGGACTCCGCCCACAAACAGCACCACCCTGCAGTACTACGTCCAGTGGAAGAT TTATGGAGAGCCTCAGTGGCTGGACGTGAAAGGCTGTCAGGGGATCCAGAGGCACCACTGTGACCTCAGCGCCGTGACCTCTGATACCAGAGAGTGGTACTACGCTAGAGTACATGCCTCCTCTCTGCCCGCCAGCAAGTCAGACTGGGCCCTCTCCCCGAGATTCAGCCCACGCTGGGACA CCGTCATCAGCCCTCCTGTGCTGAGGCTGAACGTCACAGAGGAAGGGATTGTGGTCCGCGTGAAGCCGCCCAAACCGAACGTCCGGAAGATGCACAGCAGTCTGCAATACAAGATCTACCTCATACACACCAGTGGAGAGGag gAGGTGTATAAGCTGGACTGCTGTTCCAACAAGCTGCCTCTGAAGGAGCTGAACCAAAAGGCCGTGTACTGCCTCCAAGCCCAGACCATTATCCTGCTGCAGGCCAAGAGCAGCGCTCGTGGCTCTTTGAAATGTGTCTCCACGCTCTGA